A region of Deinococcus cellulosilyticus NBRC 106333 = KACC 11606 DNA encodes the following proteins:
- a CDS encoding pentapeptide repeat-containing protein: MTKPTLPRLPRKLNPETPDLLSESSYHSLMLETDWSGTQVDAVSFQGVHFTDSNLSETRWEWARFQDVLMEHCNLSGLKWNEAGLTRVRFHQCRLLGAQFVDLESSHLILEGCDARLSFWQGNFKQVHFRNTNLSDASFDAADLRKAVFRDCNLTRANLRECKLEETDFRGSMLQGFRVQVQNLQGAIIETAQLPELAHLLGVVVKDEDQQ, from the coding sequence ATGACCAAGCCAACCCTGCCCAGATTGCCCAGAAAACTCAACCCGGAAACCCCTGACCTGCTTTCTGAGAGCAGTTACCACTCTCTGATGCTGGAAACCGACTGGTCTGGCACCCAGGTGGATGCAGTCAGCTTCCAGGGGGTCCACTTCACAGACAGCAACCTCAGTGAAACCCGGTGGGAGTGGGCCCGCTTTCAGGACGTGCTGATGGAACACTGCAACCTCTCTGGACTGAAGTGGAATGAGGCTGGTCTGACCCGTGTGCGCTTCCACCAGTGCCGCCTGCTTGGAGCCCAGTTTGTGGACCTTGAATCCAGCCACCTGATTCTGGAGGGCTGCGATGCAAGGCTCAGCTTCTGGCAGGGGAACTTCAAGCAGGTGCATTTCAGGAACACCAACCTCTCCGATGCCAGCTTTGATGCTGCAGACCTGCGCAAAGCCGTCTTCAGGGACTGCAACCTGACCCGCGCCAACCTGAGGGAATGCAAACTGGAAGAAACCGACTTTCGGGGAAGCATGCTGCAGGGCTTTCGGGTGCAGGTGCAAAACCTGCAGGGGGCCATCATCGAGACTGCACAGCTTCCAGAGCTTGCCCACCTGCTGGGTGTGGTGGTCAAAGACGAAGATCAGCAATAA
- a CDS encoding DUF2339 domain-containing protein, protein MEWLFYILMVLFFFALPAMIVHAIQSSRARAQQEQLDTLKKELSFLRRQVAELRQQVQASAGPSAQVPSEKELLEQPPLPADPPGASTEPVPASPLVEETSPPSAGETPPPPPPFPGRPAVPASQRVRPKSALDQHVDPMGWLLRFFTGERALVRLGVLLVLLGMGFLLKLTVSQDLAVPFKLLIAASCAGILFGWGWYVRRTRKVFSVALQGGALGILYFMVYASSVLYGILSFTVGLLLWLLVGLIGGILALRQNAQVLAVVSVVGGFLAAIVMRTGNLSLTPDLMGLVFMYYTLLNAGIVWLSFLKLWRYLNVMGYLFTFLIASLWGVLEYTPQYDSVAQPFLIVFFLMYTLTPLVHALRRNSGRADYSLLLSVPVLTLVQQAALLGGSRTGVAVSSLTIALVQYGLYLYTRSRSLTPLVVETYQTLTIGFAVLAVPLLTSARTTSAIWTLAGVLLVVFGVRGRNRVRRVWGTVLLYLSLGALLMGWISGWISGVPGQQPYMVLSSLIWTSIALLFAGVFLQQNNFAGLARGLLITGGISWIVAAIDVAFLLYPGQMVFSTILLPLSLFLLVLHVVARQYQVQTLSRFDPVLPVWAALSALMGFLGDERPLDRETLPAWAIYFVVQYYFLLTSRWSVQTEKLLHLVTTYLLFGRLMVLVGALLDARDLGIYTWVLVPLGFYWGHVLFWNRLPYTRKYPDLYRDGVMLPLQLLQAGVFLFLMIQPPGLPYLPFLNLLEGAQVALYVTLFYHQLPWNTTPASRRFRRNALILGGVLGVSGMIVRFMHAQFGVPWDFGNIVDHNNTQTVLSIFWSITALIFTVYANRSRDRDLWTIGAGILVFVVVKLFILDLSGSDTWARVISFLGVGLLLLFMGFVAPVPPRKEEPHSKEEQT, encoded by the coding sequence ATGGAGTGGCTTTTTTACATCCTGATGGTGCTGTTCTTTTTTGCACTGCCTGCGATGATTGTCCATGCAATTCAGAGTTCGAGGGCCAGGGCGCAGCAGGAACAGCTTGACACCCTCAAAAAAGAACTGTCCTTTTTGCGGCGTCAGGTGGCAGAGTTGCGGCAGCAGGTTCAGGCCAGTGCAGGACCCTCTGCTCAGGTGCCTTCTGAGAAAGAGTTGCTGGAACAGCCTCCACTGCCTGCTGATCCTCCAGGGGCATCAACGGAACCTGTCCCTGCATCCCCACTGGTGGAGGAGACCTCTCCACCCTCTGCAGGCGAAACACCACCACCGCCTCCACCTTTTCCTGGCCGTCCGGCTGTTCCTGCTTCCCAGCGGGTCAGGCCAAAATCTGCCCTGGACCAGCATGTGGACCCGATGGGCTGGTTGCTCAGGTTTTTCACAGGAGAACGTGCTCTGGTGCGTCTGGGTGTGCTTCTGGTGCTGCTGGGGATGGGCTTTCTGCTCAAACTCACGGTCAGTCAGGACCTGGCGGTGCCGTTTAAACTGCTGATTGCAGCAAGCTGTGCTGGCATTCTCTTTGGCTGGGGCTGGTACGTGCGGAGGACCCGCAAGGTGTTCAGTGTGGCATTGCAGGGCGGTGCACTGGGCATCCTGTACTTCATGGTGTATGCGTCCAGTGTGCTGTACGGAATTCTGTCCTTTACGGTCGGACTGCTGCTCTGGCTCCTGGTGGGCCTGATCGGTGGAATTCTGGCCCTCAGACAGAATGCGCAGGTGCTGGCAGTGGTCAGCGTGGTTGGGGGTTTTCTGGCCGCCATTGTGATGCGGACGGGCAACCTGTCTCTGACCCCTGACCTGATGGGCCTGGTTTTCATGTACTACACGCTGCTCAATGCGGGTATTGTCTGGCTGTCTTTCCTCAAGTTGTGGCGTTACCTCAATGTGATGGGGTACCTGTTCACCTTCCTGATCGCAAGCCTGTGGGGGGTGCTGGAATACACTCCGCAATATGATTCGGTTGCACAGCCTTTCCTGATTGTCTTTTTCCTGATGTACACCCTGACACCGCTTGTGCATGCCCTCAGGCGCAATTCGGGCAGGGCAGATTACAGCCTCCTCCTGTCGGTGCCCGTGCTGACCCTGGTGCAGCAAGCTGCCCTGCTGGGAGGAAGCCGCACTGGTGTGGCCGTCAGCAGCCTGACCATTGCTCTTGTGCAGTACGGGCTTTACCTGTACACCCGCTCTCGCAGTCTGACCCCTCTGGTGGTGGAGACCTACCAGACCCTCACCATTGGTTTTGCGGTGCTGGCGGTGCCCCTCCTGACCAGTGCCCGGACCACCAGTGCCATCTGGACCCTCGCAGGGGTTCTGCTGGTGGTGTTCGGGGTGCGGGGTCGAAATCGGGTGCGTCGGGTGTGGGGAACGGTGTTGCTCTACCTGTCTCTCGGTGCCCTCCTGATGGGCTGGATCTCTGGCTGGATCTCTGGGGTGCCGGGTCAGCAGCCGTACATGGTGCTGTCCAGCCTGATCTGGACCAGCATTGCCCTGCTTTTTGCAGGGGTGTTCCTGCAGCAAAACAACTTCGCCGGGCTGGCCAGAGGCCTGCTGATCACGGGAGGAATCAGCTGGATTGTGGCTGCCATTGATGTGGCTTTCCTGCTCTATCCCGGGCAGATGGTGTTTTCCACCATCCTGCTTCCCCTCAGCCTGTTCCTGCTGGTGCTGCATGTGGTTGCACGGCAATACCAGGTCCAGACCCTCTCCAGATTTGACCCGGTGTTGCCTGTGTGGGCAGCCCTCAGTGCTCTGATGGGGTTTCTGGGAGATGAAAGGCCCCTGGATCGGGAAACCCTGCCTGCCTGGGCGATCTATTTTGTGGTGCAGTATTATTTTCTCTTGACCTCCAGATGGTCTGTACAAACCGAGAAGTTGCTTCATCTGGTCACCACCTACCTGCTGTTTGGCCGCCTGATGGTGCTGGTTGGTGCTCTGCTGGATGCAAGAGATCTGGGCATCTATACCTGGGTGCTGGTTCCTCTGGGGTTCTACTGGGGGCATGTGCTTTTCTGGAACAGGTTGCCTTACACCCGCAAGTACCCTGACCTGTACCGGGATGGGGTCATGCTGCCCTTGCAACTCCTGCAGGCCGGAGTGTTCCTGTTCCTGATGATCCAGCCTCCAGGGTTGCCCTACCTGCCCTTCCTGAACCTGCTGGAAGGAGCACAGGTGGCCCTTTATGTCACACTCTTTTACCACCAGTTGCCCTGGAACACCACCCCTGCAAGCCGCAGGTTTCGCAGAAATGCCCTGATCCTGGGTGGCGTGCTTGGGGTCAGCGGCATGATTGTGCGTTTCATGCACGCCCAGTTTGGGGTGCCCTGGGACTTTGGCAACATTGTGGACCACAACAACACCCAGACGGTGCTCTCCATCTTCTGGAGCATCACTGCCCTGATCTTCACGGTGTACGCCAACCGCTCCCGTGATCGGGACCTGTGGACCATCGGGGCGGGCATTCTGGTGTTTGTGGTGGTCAAACTCTTCATTCTGGACCTCTCAGGCAGCGACACCTGGGCCAGGGTGATCAGTTTCCTGGGTGTGGGACTGCTGCTGCTCTTCATGGGCTTTGTGGCCCCCGTGCCCCCCAGAAAAGAAGAACCCCATTCAAAGGAGGAACAGACATGA
- a CDS encoding response regulator transcription factor, whose translation MQRILTIDDDPSLRSFLRRGLTYEGFQVQVAASGDEGLKLIRQQAPNLVILDVMMPGMDGFQVLRELRASHPKLPVIMLTAKDEEGSQVQGLNEGADDYVVKPISLDVLLARIRAVLRRQGLQVSQVLKFQDLTMDLQSFSVKRGDRTVPLTNLEFKLLQEFMEQPERVMSKSYLLSRVWGNHSTADLNLVEVYIKQLRQKLEANGEQRLIHTIRHVGYVMRTV comes from the coding sequence ATGCAACGAATACTCACCATTGACGATGACCCGAGTTTGAGAAGCTTCCTGCGTCGCGGTCTAACATACGAAGGTTTTCAGGTTCAGGTGGCCGCCTCTGGCGACGAAGGACTGAAACTGATCCGGCAGCAGGCCCCCAACCTGGTGATCCTGGACGTGATGATGCCCGGCATGGACGGCTTTCAGGTGCTGCGTGAACTCAGGGCGTCCCACCCCAAGCTCCCTGTGATCATGCTGACCGCCAAAGATGAAGAAGGTTCACAGGTGCAGGGCCTCAACGAGGGCGCAGACGACTATGTGGTCAAACCCATCAGTCTTGATGTGCTGCTCGCCCGCATCCGTGCAGTGCTGCGCAGACAGGGCCTGCAGGTGTCCCAGGTGCTGAAGTTCCAGGACCTCACCATGGACCTGCAATCCTTCAGTGTCAAACGCGGCGACCGCACCGTGCCCCTCACCAACCTGGAGTTCAAGTTGCTGCAGGAGTTCATGGAGCAACCCGAACGCGTGATGAGCAAGAGCTACCTGCTCTCCCGCGTGTGGGGAAACCACAGCACCGCAGACCTGAACCTCGTTGAGGTGTACATCAAGCAACTGCGCCAGAAGCTTGAAGCCAACGGCGAACAGCGCCTGATCCACACCATCCGCCATGTTGGCTATGTGATGCGCACCGTCTGA
- a CDS encoding 4a-hydroxytetrahydrobiopterin dehydratase, giving the protein MKLSGNQLQAALQALSGWQGEDTGIAKEFTFQSYADGVAFAMKVALLAEKMNHHPDGLTIGWKKVRVVYVTHDAGGVTELDVEAARKVNAL; this is encoded by the coding sequence ATGAAGCTTTCAGGGAATCAATTGCAGGCGGCCCTCCAAGCCCTTTCAGGGTGGCAGGGAGAGGACACAGGAATCGCAAAAGAATTCACCTTTCAGAGTTATGCAGATGGGGTGGCTTTCGCCATGAAAGTGGCCCTGCTGGCCGAAAAAATGAACCACCACCCGGATGGGCTCACCATTGGCTGGAAGAAGGTCCGGGTGGTTTATGTGACCCACGATGCAGGAGGGGTCACCGAACTTGACGTGGAAGCAGCCAGGAAAGTGAATGCCCTCTAG
- a CDS encoding PAS domain-containing sensor histidine kinase: MDTEGQLWMFRGQEVLQHSPSWLRWWADNPTILSHTDLMSWHALLAAGQLAVEQDRPVSFPMMLQLPGGGRWVQCRARRLSDTDWEVLSKLTPPGVMDTAYSVLYHAPVGLGVLDKTLTPIETNPRLEQVLVTLRGDAGAQYTFRSSCERTLNTRQEQQAILHLKDLTLTLKTFPVPLPELHVGVSIQDVTDQLRTASALQESRQSFRRLLENITDAVFAVDREFKFVYLNPPAERLLGRSGSEMMGKNLWAEFPGLTEHPRFSQYQRTLDPHEKMAFEMHFPQQEVWMEVRAHPSREGLIVFFQDVTERHIADARLRQSEERFRSLSESNLTGVVFSRPNGKLIYINDAFCRITGYSREELFFMNWNDLTPPEWDGVEAEAMEHLSLYGSMQPYQKEFFHQNGHRVPVMVSPTRFMVQGEEHYAAFVLDLTEIKRTEQALRDSEARLRGMIEVQKRFVSDASHELRAPLTAIQGNIELLKKYPRMPDEDKQEALDEAQREAQRLGRLVSDLLALARSDAGAQLRLNTVRLKPLVMQAWSEAHHLLKGQNLILSEVEDLELDGNADRLKQLMVILLDNAIKYTLPGGKVDLSLVEVNSRAILKVRDTGIGIAEEDLPRVFDRFYRADPSRTRDQEDPGGSGLGLSIAHWIVEQHKGHIRLESKLGVGTTVVVELPLSVQQEPVKVPGVF; this comes from the coding sequence ATGGACACGGAAGGGCAACTGTGGATGTTTCGGGGGCAGGAGGTCCTGCAGCACAGCCCCAGCTGGCTGCGCTGGTGGGCCGACAACCCGACCATCCTCTCCCACACCGACCTGATGTCCTGGCATGCCCTGCTGGCCGCCGGGCAACTTGCCGTGGAACAGGACCGTCCGGTCAGCTTTCCGATGATGCTCCAGCTTCCCGGAGGGGGCAGATGGGTGCAGTGTCGGGCCAGACGCCTGAGTGACACCGACTGGGAGGTCCTGAGCAAACTCACCCCTCCAGGCGTGATGGACACCGCCTACAGCGTGCTCTACCACGCCCCTGTGGGCCTTGGGGTGCTGGACAAGACCCTCACCCCCATCGAGACCAACCCGCGTCTGGAGCAGGTGTTGGTGACCCTGAGGGGAGATGCCGGGGCACAGTACACCTTCAGGTCCTCCTGCGAACGCACCCTGAACACCAGACAGGAACAGCAGGCCATTTTGCACCTGAAAGATCTCACCCTCACCCTCAAAACCTTCCCGGTTCCGCTGCCTGAACTGCATGTCGGGGTGAGCATTCAGGATGTCACCGATCAGCTTCGTACGGCCTCTGCCCTGCAGGAATCCCGGCAGAGTTTCAGGCGTCTGCTTGAAAACATCACCGATGCGGTTTTCGCTGTGGACCGGGAATTCAAATTCGTGTACCTGAACCCGCCTGCTGAACGTCTGCTGGGTCGCTCAGGTTCTGAAATGATGGGCAAAAACCTCTGGGCTGAATTTCCAGGGCTCACGGAACACCCCAGATTCAGCCAGTACCAGCGCACCCTGGACCCCCATGAGAAGATGGCCTTCGAAATGCACTTCCCGCAGCAGGAGGTGTGGATGGAGGTGCGGGCACACCCTTCCAGGGAAGGCCTGATCGTCTTCTTCCAGGATGTCACCGAAAGGCACATTGCCGATGCCCGTCTCAGACAGAGCGAGGAACGGTTCAGAAGCCTGTCCGAATCCAATCTGACCGGGGTGGTGTTCAGCCGCCCCAACGGCAAACTGATCTACATCAACGACGCCTTCTGCCGCATCACGGGATACAGCCGCGAAGAACTCTTCTTCATGAACTGGAACGACCTGACCCCACCCGAATGGGACGGGGTCGAAGCAGAAGCGATGGAGCACCTGAGCCTGTACGGCAGCATGCAGCCCTACCAGAAGGAATTCTTCCATCAGAATGGGCATCGGGTGCCTGTGATGGTCAGCCCGACCCGTTTCATGGTGCAGGGCGAAGAACACTACGCGGCTTTCGTGCTGGACCTCACCGAAATCAAACGCACCGAACAGGCCCTGCGAGACAGCGAAGCCCGCCTGAGAGGCATGATCGAAGTGCAAAAGCGCTTCGTGTCCGATGCCAGCCACGAACTGCGTGCCCCCCTGACCGCCATTCAGGGCAACATCGAACTGCTGAAAAAATACCCCCGCATGCCCGATGAGGACAAACAGGAAGCCCTGGACGAGGCACAACGCGAAGCCCAGCGTCTGGGCCGTCTGGTCAGTGACCTCCTCGCCCTGGCCAGAAGCGACGCCGGGGCACAGCTCAGACTGAACACCGTGCGCCTCAAACCCCTGGTGATGCAGGCCTGGAGCGAAGCCCACCACCTGCTGAAAGGCCAGAACCTGATCCTCAGCGAGGTGGAAGACCTGGAGCTGGATGGCAACGCAGACCGCCTGAAACAGTTGATGGTGATCCTGCTCGACAACGCCATCAAGTACACCCTCCCTGGGGGCAAGGTGGACCTCAGTCTGGTGGAGGTCAATTCCCGCGCCATCCTGAAAGTCAGGGACACCGGAATCGGCATTGCCGAGGAGGACCTCCCCCGCGTCTTCGACCGTTTCTACCGCGCCGACCCCTCCAGAACCCGCGATCAGGAAGACCCCGGCGGAAGCGGCCTGGGCCTCTCCATCGCCCACTGGATTGTGGAACAGCACAAGGGCCACATCCGCCTGGAAAGCAAGCTGGGGGTGGGCACCACAGTGGTGGTCGAGTTGCCTCTGTCTGTGCAGCAGGAACCGGTGAAGGTACCAGGGGTGTTCTGA
- a CDS encoding winged helix-turn-helix domain-containing protein, with amino-acid sequence MTRPDSSWFELTSPEMAQALSTREQRKALEILMLKSATATEVATTLGWALDATVYRIKKLLLAGLIEVVQEEKRKGRAIKHYRATSGAYRIRLSVLPFADQVEVFRTLDDPLRSLALQGLARSTSGTHMGQWFMRFYVAEGRVLMDLAPTEQDWQFSEMTGANYPAVMLNWLPMHLSAEEAKALQRELMALLMRYQSKGDPQQFNHLLGILLAPATPG; translated from the coding sequence ATGACACGGCCAGATTCCAGTTGGTTTGAGCTCACTTCACCTGAAATGGCGCAGGCCCTCAGCACCCGGGAGCAGCGCAAGGCCCTGGAAATCCTGATGCTGAAATCGGCCACGGCAACCGAAGTGGCAACAACGCTCGGGTGGGCTCTGGATGCCACGGTGTACCGCATCAAGAAACTGCTTCTCGCAGGCCTGATCGAGGTGGTGCAGGAGGAGAAACGCAAAGGCAGGGCGATCAAGCATTACCGTGCCACCTCCGGGGCCTACCGCATCCGGCTTTCTGTATTGCCTTTTGCCGATCAGGTGGAGGTGTTTCGCACCCTGGATGATCCCCTGCGGTCTCTGGCACTGCAGGGTCTGGCCCGTTCCACCTCGGGCACGCACATGGGACAGTGGTTCATGCGATTCTATGTTGCAGAGGGTCGGGTGCTGATGGATCTGGCTCCCACCGAGCAGGACTGGCAGTTCAGTGAAATGACAGGGGCCAATTACCCGGCAGTGATGCTGAACTGGCTTCCCATGCACCTCTCTGCAGAGGAAGCCAAAGCATTGCAGCGTGAACTCATGGCCCTGCTGATGAGGTACCAGAGCAAAGGTGATCCCCAGCAGTTCAATCATCTGCTGGGGATTTTGCTGGCCCCGGCCACACCTGGATAG
- a CDS encoding GlsB/YeaQ/YmgE family stress response membrane protein — protein sequence MDWVIAILVGALIGWLASLVMRTDAQQGAIANILVGIIGAALGRWIFADVLNIGGAASAGGFSLAGIFWGILGAIILIWILRALRVFR from the coding sequence ATGGATTGGGTCATTGCTATTTTGGTCGGTGCGTTGATTGGTTGGCTGGCAAGCCTCGTGATGAGAACAGATGCCCAGCAGGGCGCCATCGCCAACATTCTCGTCGGTATCATCGGTGCCGCTCTTGGACGCTGGATTTTCGCTGACGTCCTGAACATCGGTGGTGCTGCTTCTGCCGGGGGGTTCTCCCTCGCCGGGATTTTCTGGGGCATTCTGGGTGCCATCATCCTGATCTGGATTCTGCGTGCCTTGCGTGTCTTCAGATAA